The sequence below is a genomic window from Escherichia marmotae.
GTAACGTATCGTTTTCTTTCATCGCGTAAATACCGGAAGAGAAGCCGATCTCTTTCTTCGGCGCGATATGTTGCAGGCGTTTTTCGATACGTTCAGGCAGTTGCGCGGCAATTTGCGGCGTAGAATCGACCAGAATGATGCAAAATTCATCGCCACCGAGACGGATGGCATAATCGCTTTTACGAATCGACTGCTTAATCGCCTGGGCTAATAATGTAATCGCTAAATCGCCCTCCTGATGACCGAGGGTGTCATTAATTTGCTTTAACTTGTCCATGTCAATTGCAATAAACATGACAGAAGAACCGGATTGCACCAGTTTCTGCAAACGCTGCTCCAGTTCAGGCGTTAATATTTTGCGATTATACAGTCCGGTCATCGCATCACTGATATTTTCGCGCGTCACGTTCTGGTACAAGCGGAAGTGCATCCGGACCATATTCAGCAAAATTAACGCTGTCAAAATCCAGAACAGAACGCTTTTCCACGAAGACGTGATAAAGTAAAGAATATCAATGGATAACGAAACGCGAATACCGCCAGGTAAGTCGTGGACGTAACTGACATACTGAAACAGGTTATCTTCGCTCTGGTTGATAATAATGTCCCGTCCCGAATCTGTATCGGTTAGCGTGACATTAAGAAAACGCCAGAGGAGAGGGCGATCATGAGTGTAAAAGATATTTCGTAGATTATTCTTATTAATATCCAGCAGTACAATACCTTTTAACTGCCTTGCAACATAAACCGGTGTCAGCAAACTCATCACGTTCTGTTTAGTACGCTGATCCTGGTAAATGCTCGATAACACAGTACGTCCGGTAAACACTTTTTCAATATCTTTACGATCAATGCCAATGCTTCCTGATTGCAGGAAGGACCAGTTATTCATCGCGAAGTACTCAACATTGACTGGCTCATAAAAATAGACATAGCGGTCATTGAGATCGAGATAATAGTGAAATTTCTCTTCGGCCATGCCAAGACCGGAACCATAATCATCCTGATGGCGGTTGCCTTCAACTGCCTGATCAAATGCCGGTAATAGCGCCGCAGCTTCCACAATCGTGTCGCAGTCAGTGGATGCAGTCTGCAATGTTCCGTGTAAACCCGCGTAAGTATGGGCTGTCAGGTTTAAGCCATGGGTATTGTTGGCTGATTCAAAAGCTTCACAGATGGCACGTCGCTGTTCTGGCGACACCTCAGACTGTTTCGCAGCCAGCGCGCGCATCACATGTGCGGCGATACTCTGATTTTGATACTTGTCGTAGAGAAAGGAGGAATCTGCTTTCTGGACGATATAGCGCAAATAAGCACTCATTGCCCTGTCGCTGGCGACAAGTTCAAAAATAAGGAAGGAAGATGTCAGCACAATGACACTTGCGGCGATAAAATGCCGGAGCATTCTATGGTGCAATTTCATGATAAATGGCACTCCTTCGGTTAGTGAAACGAGAAAACCAGATAAAGTTCGATTGCGGCCTGGTACAGGGGCGCTAATTATACTCATCTCTGCGCCGCTGGGGAGGGGAAATTTAGGGGTATTGATAATAAATTGTATGCCAAAGCCACGCAAAACGCATGGCTGTGAATAATTTTGCACTCAAATATAATGAATAATCACTTTGTTGCCACCATCATTTTTCGCTTCTCGTAACGCTTTATCAGCTTCCGTCATGACAAGCGAGATATTACGCGTGTCGCCAGTGGAAAAAACACAGCCAATGCTGATGGTCATTTGTTCAGGGACATTATATCTATTACTAAAACCGGTCAGTAGTTCGACATTTTTACGCACCCGATCGGCGATAATTTTTGCCTGGGCAGCATTCAATTCGGTAAATAGTAAACCGAACTCTTCACCTTCCAGACGCGCGAAGATGTCATCGGGGCGGATACTTTGCTGGATAATATCGACAATTGAAACCAGAACTTTATCGCCCACATGATGACCCCACTGAGCATTTATGCGTTTGAACTGGTTAATATCTACCAGCATGATACAAAAATCCTTCACAACAGGGCGAGAGAGTAATGACTCTACACTGTTGAAAAAGTGACGGCGGTTATAAATATTGGTCAGTACATCATAAACCGCCAGTTTACTGGCAAGTTGTAGTTCCTGAAAAATGTTATAAATCAGGAAAGAAACCACAAACAGTTTACTGGAAACCTCAATACCGCGGCTGATATACCAGATGGTGTAATTATATTCATCCAGAGTCAGTAGCAACAAGTTACAACAGAGTGAGGCCAGACATAATAACGCGATTGACGGCCAAAGTTCGCTCGCTAAACCTGTCCGTGTGATAATAAAAAATAGTAAACATGCCCACAGACAAACCAGAATCTTGGTGTAGTTAATACCCCAACTCGCAGTATTATTATTCGGGCAGTAATCTACGACATATAAGGCATAGTCAGGATTATAACTGCTCAGGTTGTGCGCCAGTAATGGAAACAACATAAAAGGTATTAGTGCCAGCAACAGGATGCAGGTTTTTTTCTTGTTGTTTGTCAGAATGCTGTTTCGGTCATAACAGAAAAGAGCCAGCGATGCTAAGCTAATAAAACTTAGTTGGCGAAAAAGATAGAAAATGGAAACGTCATTCGATTTCGTCTGGATCAGCGTACTATCGCTGATAGGCTTGTGAATAATAACGATCGTTTCAGTTAAATAGACAAGGCCACTTAAAAAAGCAAGACTTAAAATTAGGGTTGGGAAAATATCTCGATTAGTAAAATACTTCATTAACATGAAAAGGAAAATGACGGCGTTAAGGAAAAATAAAGCCACAACGACCATCAGGTAGTTCATCTGAGGGATGAGCTTTATATTGGCGTTTTCATTATATAAGGTGGTAATGCAAAATAAAATTAATGTCAATAGTAAGCTGAAAATAAAAAAGCTGTGTGCTTTTAATTTTTGTGTACCCATGGGAACCATAAAAAAGGAGAGCAATCTGAGTAGTCGATTTTATTGATTGCAGAGAAATGGAGTTTTGACCGGGATCAATTATCATTATCAGTAAAAAAGAATTAAAGTATAGCATTGAGAAAAGCGTGCTAACAGAATCATTTTTCCGAATGATTGTTTCATGAAACTAAGTTCTGTAAAGGTTACGCTATTATATTTAAGTTGTTTGTAAGCTAATGTAGATAATAAATAACTGTATTTACAATTAACTAAAAATCAGCCAGGGAATAATGACCTGGCTGATGGTTTTAGTCTTTAGTAGTTGCATTTTGTTTATGAAATAGTTCGCGAAACACCGGATAAATATCATCCTGATCGCGGATATGCTGCATCGCAAAGTTTTCGAATGTAGATTGCAGATGCTCATATTCCCGCCACAATGTCTGATGAGCGCGACGGGTAATTTCGATATAGCTGTAATAACGAACAACGGGCAACAATTTTTTCGCCAGAATTTCATGGCAAAGCGGAGAGTCATCGGCCCAGTTATCACCGTCCGACGCCTGCGCGGCATAAATATTCCATTGTGCCGGGTTATAACGCTCTTTCACCACCTCATCCATCAGTTTCAGAGCGCTGGAAACAATGGTGCCACCCGTTTCCTGCGAGTAGAAAAACTCATGTTCATCGACTTCTTTCGCCTGGGTATGGTGGCGGATGTAAACGACCTCCACGTTCTTGTAAGTTCTGCTCAGGAACAGATACAGCAAAATATAAAAACGTTTGGCCATATCTTTGGTGGATTGATCCATTGAACCAGAAACGTCCATCAGACAAAACATTACCGCCTGACTGGAGGGATCGGGTCGTTTTTCGTAGTTCTTATAACGTAAATCGAAGGTGTCGATGAACGGAACGCGTTCAATTTTGGCGCGTAATTCGGCAATCTCTTTGCGTAGCCGTTCCTCTTCCAGCAATTGCGCAGGTTCACTGTTGCTGATGATTGCCAAATCTTCTTCCAGAGCATGAAGTTCCCGCCGTTTACCTGCGGTCATCGCGGTACGTCTCGCCAGTGAGTTTTGCAATGAACGCACCACGCTGATATTGGCCGGAACGCCGTTAGCGGTATAACCCGCCCGATGCGTTTTAAACTCGGTCAATTGGCGTTGCTGGTTCTGTTTTAAATTCGGTAAGGCTAAATCTTCAAACAGCAGGTCGAGATATTCGTCTTTCGAAATCTGGAAGACAAATTCATCCTGACCTTCACCGTCCTGACTAGCCTGGCCCTGACCACTACCGGAACCGCCGCTGCCGCCCTGGGGACGTTCAATGCGATCGTTCTGGATGAAATGGTCGTTACCCGGGTGAACGCGATGGCGCAGGCCGCCACGCCCCTGATGAAACATCGGTTCGCTAATATCTTCCGTTGGAATGGAGACGGACTCGCCGCTGTCGACGTCAGTCACCGAACGCTTATTAATGGCCTCGGAGATCGACTGTTTAATTTGCGCTTTATAACGGCGTAAAAAACGCTGGCGATTCACCATGCTTTTGTTTTTGCCGTTCAGACGCCGGTCAATAAACCAGGTCATATGCCCCCCGTACTGCATTTGCCAACTGTATGCTGCACCTGTATTGCCGGACACGCTTCGCTTATCCGGCCTACGGTTCGCTGTCGTTGTAGGCCCATGAGCATGTGCTCCGGGCTATGGTTGTTAAGAGGATTTACGTACGCGCAAATACCATTCGCACAGTAAACGCACCTGTTTACGGGTGTAGCCTTTCTCCATCATACGGTCGACAAAATCGTCGTGTTTCTTCTGCTCGTCGGTTGAGGTTTTAGCGTTAAACGAAATGACTGGCAGTAATTCTTCGGTATTGGAAAACATTTTTTTCTCAATAACCGTGCGCAGTTTTTCATAACTGGTCCAGTTCGGATTGCGTCCGCTGTTATTTGCTCTGGCGCGCAGCACGAAGTTGACAATCTCGTTACGGAAATCTTTCGGATTGCTGATCCCCGCTGGTTTTTCGATTTTCTCCAGCTCGGCGTTCAGCGACTCGCGATCAAACAACTGACCGGTATCCGGGTCGCGATACTCCTGATCCTGGATCCAGAAATCCGCATAGGTGACATAACGATCGAAAATGTTCTGTCCATATTCGGAATAAGATTCCAGATAAGCCGTCTGGATCTCTTTGCCGATAAACTCGGCATATTTTGGGATCAGATAACCTTTCAGGAACTCCAGATAGCGTTCTGCCTGCTCTTGCGGGAACTGCTCGCGCTCAATCTGCTGTTCAAGAACGTAGAACAGATGGACCGGGTTAGCTGCCACTTCCACGTGATCGAAGTTGAACACGCGAGAGAGGATCTTAAATGCAAAACGTGTGGACAGACCGTTCATCCCTTCATCGACGCCCGCGTAATCCCGATACTCCTGATACGATTTGGCTTTCGGATCGGTATCTTTCAGACTTTCGCCATCATAAACGCGCATCTTTGAATAAATGCTGGAGTTTTCTGGCTCTTTCAGACGCGAAAGAATGGAAAAACGTGACAGAGTTTCCAGCGTGCCAGGTGCGCATGGTGCGTGAGTCAGTTCACTATGATTAAGTAATTTCTCGTAGATTTTAATCTCTTCGGAAATGCGCAAGCAGTACGGCACCTTCACGATATAGACACGGTCGAGGAAGGCCTCGTTGTTTTTATTGTTACGGAAAGTGACCCATTCGGATTCGTTCGAGTGGGCGAGAATAATCCCGTTGAACGGCAGGGCGGAGATACCTTCCGTCCCGTTGTAGTTGCCTTCCTGGGTGGCGGTCAACAGAGGATGCAGCACTTTAATCGGTGCTTTAAACATCTCGACAAATTCCATGATCCCCTGGTTGGCGCGGCACAGCGCACCGGAATAACCATAGGCGTCTGGATCGTTCTGCGCGTAGTGTTCGAGCTTACGAATATCGACTTTCCCTACCAGCGCTGAGATATCCTGGTTGTTCTCATCGCCGGGCTCCGTTTTAGCGATGGCAATTTGTTGTAGAATCGACGGCCAGACCTTCACAACCCGAAATTTAGTGATATCGCCACCAAATTCATGCAGGCGCTTCGCGGCCCACGGCGACATGATAGTGCCGAGGTAGCGGCGCGGAATGCCGTACTCTTTTTCGAGGATCTGCGCATCTTCCTGTGGATTGAACAGACAGAACGGATGATCGTTGACCGGGCTGCGCTCACCATTGGCGCTCAATACATAAATAGGCACGAGTTGCATTAATGATTTCAGTCGCTCCGCAAGCGACGATTTCCCCCCACCCACAGGCCCCAGCAGATACAGAATTTGTTTCTTCTCTTCCAGCCCCTGAGCCGCGTGTTTCAGATAAGAGACAATCTGTTCAATCGCGTCTTCCATGCCGTAAAACTCTTCAAACGCCGGATAACGTGCGATGACCCGGTTCGAGAAGAGTCGAGAAAGTCTGGGTTCCTGGGCTGTATCGACCATGACAGGCTCACCAATAGCCATCAGTAGCCGCTCAGCCGCGTTGGCATAAGCACTGCGATCTTGCCGACAAGTGGTAAGAAACTCCTGCAGTGTGAACTCTTCGTCCTTGGCAGCTTCATATCGCTGGCGATAGTGATCGAATATATTCATGGTATGCCGTCCTTTCGTTTTTTAGCACAGGTTAAGAGCCGTTCATATGAATAGTAGAGGCTCCCGGAAGAGGTAAACTGAACGACGTCTCTTGCTAAAACACAGCAACTCTCATGCCATCTTACCGACTGCGAGAAGAACGTGCCCGGTGATACACCTTCAAAATTAAGCGTAGATGGCAAATGGAAAACTTGCCTGCACGGCTTTCTGGATTTCAATGGCATATCAACAACTCACCCATAAAAATTGCATAACTAATGTAAAGAATATTGCCGTCGGTAATGCAAAATTCATTCAGGTGTAAGCCTGATGTCACCAGCGTCAGGAAAATTAAACAGTTACCTTTAGAAATGAAAATGTAAAAAGGTTGGGTTTCGATGTATTGACGGGTAAACTTTGTCGCCCGCTAAACATTTGTTTAAGGAATGATTAATTGTGACCAAACTCAAACTTCTGGCACTTGGAGTGCTTATCGCAACGTCTGCAGGCGTAGCACACGCTGAAGGTAAATTTTCCCTGGGCGCAGGCGTAGGTGTCGTTGAACACCCTTATAAAGATTACGATACCGATGTTTACCCAGTACCGGTAATCAACTATGAAGGCGATAACTTCTGGTTCCGTGGCTTAGGTGGTGGTTACTACCTGTGGAACGATGCAACGGATAAACTTTCGATTACCGCTTACTGGTCGCCGCTCTACTTCAAAGCTAAAGACAGTGGCAACCACCAGATGCGCCACCTGGATGACCGTAAGAGCACTATGATGGCCGGTCTGTCCTACGCTCACTTTACCCAGTACGGTTATCTGCGTACCTCTCTGGCAGCCGACACACTGGATAACAGCAACGGTATCGTCTGGGATACGGCCTGGTTGTACCGTTACACTAACGGTGGTCTGACTCTGACCCCGGGTATCGGTGTACAGTGGAACAGCGAAAACCATAACGAATACTATTATGGCGTATCGCGTAAAGAGTCTGCGCGCAGCGGTCTGCGTGGCTATAACCCGAATGATAGCTGGAGTCCGTATCTGGAACTGAGCGCCAACTACAACTTCATGGGCGACTGGAGCATTTACGGTACTGCGCGCTACACCCGTCTGTCCGATGAAGTTACCGATAGCCCGATGGTTGATAAGTCCTGGACAGGTCTGATTTCGACCGGGATCACCTACAAATTCTGATAGTGCATCTTTCCAGGGCATTTTGTGCATAAAAACAGGGCGTCACGCCCTGTTTTGCATTACGGTGGTGCGTAACCTGGGAGGAAACAATGCAACAAAAAATGATTCAGTTTAGTGATGGGGACTCAGTGCCAGCCATAGGGCAGGGAACATGGTTTATGGGCGAAGATGTCAGTCAGCGCAAAACAGAAGTCGCTGCACTGCGCGCGGGCATTGAACTCGGTTTAACCCTCATTGATACCGCCGAAATGTATGCGGACGGTGGTGCTGAAAAGGTAGTTGGTGAAGCATTAACTGGCCTGCGTGATAAGGCCTTTCTCGTCTCTAAGGTCTATCCGTGGAATGCTGGCGGACAAAAAGCGATTAATGCCTGCGAAGCCAGCTTACGCCGTCTTAATACCGATTATCTCGATCTTTATTTATTACACTGGTCTGGCAGTTTCGCTTTTGAAGAAACTGTTGCCGCGATGGAAAAATTGATCGCCCAGGGCAAAATCCGCCGCTGGGGCGTTTCTAATCTTGATTATGCCGATATGCAGGAGCTCTGGCAGGTGCCGGGGGGAAATCAGTGTGCGACTAATCAGGTGCTTTATCATCTTGGCTCACGGGGTATTGAGTTCGATTTACTTCCCTGGTGCCAGCAACAGCAGATGCCGGTGATGGCTTACAGCCCGTTAGCCCAGGCTGGGCGGTTGCGCAATGGACTGCTAAAAAACGCGGTCGTCAACGAAATCGCACATGCCCACAATGTCAGCGCGGCGCAAGTTCTGCTGGCGTGGGTAATCAGCCATCAAGGCGTGATGGCGATTCCAAAAGCGGCAACTATCGCGCATGTTCAACAAAATGCGGCTGTGCTGGAGATTGTGCTTTCGCCAGAAGAATTAGCGATGCTGGACAAAGCGTATCCGGCACCAAAAGTAAAAACTGCGCTGGATATGGTGTGATGCTGAGCAGTGCCGGATACATCGCATCCGGCACACAAAACTAGCGCAGATTAGCGTTTGGCAACGCGGATGGATTGTGCCAGACGAGAGGGCATATCTTTGGACGTTTTTTGTGCTTCAGAGGCGTAAGCGGTTTCTACGCAGACAAAGGTTTTGTAGCCGTCATCTGGCATATCGTCCATGCTGACTGAAAGCGCCGGACCTGGATTCCAGCCAACAACGTTCAGAAGATGCTGGTGACCAACGGTAATAATGCGATTCAACGCTTCGTCATTAATCACACTACAATCTTGCGGATTCAGATACACGCGATCGGTACGATCCGGGAATGTCTGAATCCCCCCGGTCAAAGTGCCTTCTTTCGCTTCATTGACTTTATCAATGAAGCGATCTCCCAGGCCACTGACGCTCACCTTAGCAATATCACCCACGTTAAAGTAGGTATGCAGGGCAGAGGTGGTTTCAAATTCGCCGTGCGCTTCAAGATCAATTTCACAAGTCTTACCCACGCGGAAATGCGCTAACAGCGTAAAGTCGTGCGGCCAGTATTTTTTCGTCTCGTCGCTTTGTGTCAGTTCAAAAGTCAGCGCTACGCCATCGGCATCTTCACTGTGCGATTTCAGCGTCCACGGCAGAATGCGGGCAAAACCGTGAGCAGGCAGACCTTGCTGTGCTGCCGGACCAAACCACGGCCAACAAACCGGCACGCCGCCGCGAATGGCGACGCCATTTTTAAACGGCGTGTTATTACTCAACCACAGAACGTCTTCTTCACCTGCAGGTTTCCAGGAGAGAAGGTGTGCGCCCTGTAATGCAAAAGAGGCTTTTACCTGGGGATGATCGACCACAATAAGGTTCAGTTCATCCAGTTTACGACGGGAGAGGACAGGGGAAATTTGTTCGATGACCGGAAGGGCAAAAATTTTCTTAATCATGACGCAGTCCTTTAACTTCATTTCATCAGGTAAAAAAAAGAGCGACCGAAGTCGCTCTTTTTAGATCACAGAGTCATCTCAACTTATTTGGAGATGTGAGCGATCAGATCCAGAACTTTGTTGGAGTAACCGGTTTCGTTGTCGTACCAGGATACCAGTTTCACGAAGTTGTCGTTCAGAGCGATACCCGCTTTAGCATCGAACACGGAAGTGCAAACTTCGCCGTTGAAATCGGTAGATACTACGTCATCTTCGGTGTAGCCCAGAACGCCTTTCATTTCGCCTTCAGCAGCAGCTTTAACGGCAGCTTTGATCTGCTCGTAAGTTGCAGCTTTTTCCAGACGAACGGTCAGGTCAACTACGGATACGTTCGGAGTCGGAACACGGAACGCCATACCAGTCAGTTTGCCATTCAGTTCTGGCAGTACTTTACCTACAGCTTTAGCAGCACCGGTAGAGGACGGGATGATGTTCTGGGAAGCGCCACGGCCGCCGCGCCAGTCTTTGTGAGACGGGCCGTCAACGGTTTTCTGAGTAGCGGTAGTAGCGTGAACGGTGGTCATCAGACCTTCGATGATGCCGAAGTTATCGTTGATAACTTTAGCCAGCGGAGCCAGGCAGTTGGTGGTGCAGGAAGCGTTAGAAACGATGTCCTGGCCAGCATATTTGTCGAAGTTAGCGCCTTTAACGAACATCGGAGTGTTGTCTTTAGACGGACCAGTCATAACCACTTTTTTCGCACCAGCGGTGATGTGTTTACGAGCAGTTTCGTCAGTCAGGAACAGACCAGTTGCTTCAGCGACAACGTCAACACCAACTTCGTCCCATTTCAGGTTAGCCGGATCACGTTCAGCGGTAACACGGATTTTTTTACCGTTTACGATCAGATGACCGTCTTTCACTTCAACGGTGCCGTCGAAACGACCGTGAGTGGAGTCATATTTCAGCATGTATGCCATGTAATCAGCGTCTAACAGGTCGTTGATTGCAACGATCTCAATGTCAGAACGTTTCTGAGCAGCACGGAAAACAATGCGACCGATACGGCCAAAACCGTTGATACCTACTTTGATAGTCATATATTCCAC
It includes:
- a CDS encoding D-hexose-6-phosphate mutarotase, coding for MIKKIFALPVIEQISPVLSRRKLDELNLIVVDHPQVKASFALQGAHLLSWKPAGEEDVLWLSNNTPFKNGVAIRGGVPVCWPWFGPAAQQGLPAHGFARILPWTLKSHSEDADGVALTFELTQSDETKKYWPHDFTLLAHFRVGKTCEIDLEAHGEFETTSALHTYFNVGDIAKVSVSGLGDRFIDKVNEAKEGTLTGGIQTFPDRTDRVYLNPQDCSVINDEALNRIITVGHQHLLNVVGWNPGPALSVSMDDMPDDGYKTFVCVETAYASEAQKTSKDMPSRLAQSIRVAKR
- a CDS encoding YeaH/YhbH family protein, coding for MTWFIDRRLNGKNKSMVNRQRFLRRYKAQIKQSISEAINKRSVTDVDSGESVSIPTEDISEPMFHQGRGGLRHRVHPGNDHFIQNDRIERPQGGSGGSGSGQGQASQDGEGQDEFVFQISKDEYLDLLFEDLALPNLKQNQQRQLTEFKTHRAGYTANGVPANISVVRSLQNSLARRTAMTAGKRRELHALEEDLAIISNSEPAQLLEEERLRKEIAELRAKIERVPFIDTFDLRYKNYEKRPDPSSQAVMFCLMDVSGSMDQSTKDMAKRFYILLYLFLSRTYKNVEVVYIRHHTQAKEVDEHEFFYSQETGGTIVSSALKLMDEVVKERYNPAQWNIYAAQASDGDNWADDSPLCHEILAKKLLPVVRYYSYIEITRRAHQTLWREYEHLQSTFENFAMQHIRDQDDIYPVFRELFHKQNATTKD
- the gapA gene encoding glyceraldehyde-3-phosphate dehydrogenase, which produces MTIKVGINGFGRIGRIVFRAAQKRSDIEIVAINDLLDADYMAYMLKYDSTHGRFDGTVEVKDGHLIVNGKKIRVTAERDPANLKWDEVGVDVVAEATGLFLTDETARKHITAGAKKVVMTGPSKDNTPMFVKGANFDKYAGQDIVSNASCTTNCLAPLAKVINDNFGIIEGLMTTVHATTATQKTVDGPSHKDWRGGRGASQNIIPSSTGAAKAVGKVLPELNGKLTGMAFRVPTPNVSVVDLTVRLEKAATYEQIKAAVKAAAEGEMKGVLGYTEDDVVSTDFNGEVCTSVFDAKAGIALNDNFVKLVSWYDNETGYSNKVLDLIAHISK
- the mipA gene encoding scaffolding protein MipA — encoded protein: MTKLKLLALGVLIATSAGVAHAEGKFSLGAGVGVVEHPYKDYDTDVYPVPVINYEGDNFWFRGLGGGYYLWNDATDKLSITAYWSPLYFKAKDSGNHQMRHLDDRKSTMMAGLSYAHFTQYGYLRTSLAADTLDNSNGIVWDTAWLYRYTNGGLTLTPGIGVQWNSENHNEYYYGVSRKESARSGLRGYNPNDSWSPYLELSANYNFMGDWSIYGTARYTRLSDEVTDSPMVDKSWTGLISTGITYKF
- the dgcJ gene encoding diguanylate cyclase DgcJ: MKLHHRMLRHFIAASVIVLTSSFLIFELVASDRAMSAYLRYIVQKADSSFLYDKYQNQSIAAHVMRALAAKQSEVSPEQRRAICEAFESANNTHGLNLTAHTYAGLHGTLQTASTDCDTIVEAAALLPAFDQAVEGNRHQDDYGSGLGMAEEKFHYYLDLNDRYVYFYEPVNVEYFAMNNWSFLQSGSIGIDRKDIEKVFTGRTVLSSIYQDQRTKQNVMSLLTPVYVARQLKGIVLLDINKNNLRNIFYTHDRPLLWRFLNVTLTDTDSGRDIIINQSEDNLFQYVSYVHDLPGGIRVSLSIDILYFITSSWKSVLFWILTALILLNMVRMHFRLYQNVTRENISDAMTGLYNRKILTPELEQRLQKLVQSGSSVMFIAIDMDKLKQINDTLGHQEGDLAITLLAQAIKQSIRKSDYAIRLGGDEFCIILVDSTPQIAAQLPERIEKRLQHIAPKKEIGFSSGIYAMKENDTLHDAYKASDERLYVNKQNKNSRS
- the yeaG gene encoding protein kinase YeaG — encoded protein: MNIFDHYRQRYEAAKDEEFTLQEFLTTCRQDRSAYANAAERLLMAIGEPVMVDTAQEPRLSRLFSNRVIARYPAFEEFYGMEDAIEQIVSYLKHAAQGLEEKKQILYLLGPVGGGKSSLAERLKSLMQLVPIYVLSANGERSPVNDHPFCLFNPQEDAQILEKEYGIPRRYLGTIMSPWAAKRLHEFGGDITKFRVVKVWPSILQQIAIAKTEPGDENNQDISALVGKVDIRKLEHYAQNDPDAYGYSGALCRANQGIMEFVEMFKAPIKVLHPLLTATQEGNYNGTEGISALPFNGIILAHSNESEWVTFRNNKNNEAFLDRVYIVKVPYCLRISEEIKIYEKLLNHSELTHAPCAPGTLETLSRFSILSRLKEPENSSIYSKMRVYDGESLKDTDPKAKSYQEYRDYAGVDEGMNGLSTRFAFKILSRVFNFDHVEVAANPVHLFYVLEQQIEREQFPQEQAERYLEFLKGYLIPKYAEFIGKEIQTAYLESYSEYGQNIFDRYVTYADFWIQDQEYRDPDTGQLFDRESLNAELEKIEKPAGISNPKDFRNEIVNFVLRARANNSGRNPNWTSYEKLRTVIEKKMFSNTEELLPVISFNAKTSTDEQKKHDDFVDRMMEKGYTRKQVRLLCEWYLRVRKSS
- the yeaE gene encoding methylglyoxal reductase YeaE — its product is MQQKMIQFSDGDSVPAIGQGTWFMGEDVSQRKTEVAALRAGIELGLTLIDTAEMYADGGAEKVVGEALTGLRDKAFLVSKVYPWNAGGQKAINACEASLRRLNTDYLDLYLLHWSGSFAFEETVAAMEKLIAQGKIRRWGVSNLDYADMQELWQVPGGNQCATNQVLYHLGSRGIEFDLLPWCQQQQMPVMAYSPLAQAGRLRNGLLKNAVVNEIAHAHNVSAAQVLLAWVISHQGVMAIPKAATIAHVQQNAAVLEIVLSPEELAMLDKAYPAPKVKTALDMV
- a CDS encoding sensor domain-containing diguanylate cyclase codes for the protein MVPMGTQKLKAHSFFIFSLLLTLILFCITTLYNENANIKLIPQMNYLMVVVALFFLNAVIFLFMLMKYFTNRDIFPTLILSLAFLSGLVYLTETIVIIHKPISDSTLIQTKSNDVSIFYLFRQLSFISLASLALFCYDRNSILTNNKKKTCILLLALIPFMLFPLLAHNLSSYNPDYALYVVDYCPNNNTASWGINYTKILVCLWACLLFFIITRTGLASELWPSIALLCLASLCCNLLLLTLDEYNYTIWYISRGIEVSSKLFVVSFLIYNIFQELQLASKLAVYDVLTNIYNRRHFFNSVESLLSRPVVKDFCIMLVDINQFKRINAQWGHHVGDKVLVSIVDIIQQSIRPDDIFARLEGEEFGLLFTELNAAQAKIIADRVRKNVELLTGFSNRYNVPEQMTISIGCVFSTGDTRNISLVMTEADKALREAKNDGGNKVIIHYI